From the genome of Eublepharis macularius isolate TG4126 chromosome 4, MPM_Emac_v1.0, whole genome shotgun sequence:
CCCGAGATAACAGAAGAAGGAGAGTCCTGACAAAGGGTGGCAAACGAAGGAATTCAAGGCCACCTAACGAGAACCACTTCAGttgtaaacattcatataatcaatACAGTAATGCCAATATATGTGCAGTTCATACACTATTCAATATCCATCATAATTCAATGTTGTATCAATACATTTATACAGTCTTCGTTgcaagacccataaagtgctcagtgctagtaAAACAACTAGTTAATTCTCCACAGCCATATAGCTTCTCTGGCCATTCACACTGATGTATTGAATTGTATCAGATTGAATTATCCTGCTTATGGACTTATGACTGGAAGCTATATGGCTGTGGACGATTAACTAGTGGTTTTACTAGCACATATATTGGCAATTTGTCATTTCTGTattgattatatgaatgtttacaatAGAAGAGgttgtcgttaggtggtcttgaattcctttgtttgcttgcttggcaGACCCGGCATCCCAGGATCAAGGCCTGCCAGGAAGCCACTGCCTCTGCGAGTGGACAGCACCTGGCACAAGTGATCCGaccagggagggggaagaggcctGCTTTCAGGCGTCCAGGGTCTACAAGCACCGTTTCATCATCCCCAACCCAGCCAAGCTCTTGCGTGAAGAAGCTCAAAGAGAAAAAGGCCACAGACATCCCTTGGAAGGAAGCAAAAGGAACAGATAATCCCGCAACAAATAAAAATGGATACCTGCCaatccctcctcttcatcagacATCAGGAGAAAcggctcttcttctccttccagctTGGAAATGAGGTCAGGCTTGGCAACCTCAGGCCCTtttgtgagaaagaaagaaagacaaaattGTGACTCTTCTGTGTGTTCATAAACTGGGCAATTCCATGCCGGGATGCCAGCCCCTCCAGAAATACCCAACAGACAAGGAGTAGGGGAAGGGTGGTACGGAGCCATATCTGGCATTGGCAGTTCTGTGCCAGCTGAGAACTCACTCAGGGGCAGAGAAGCCAGCCAAGTTCCCTCCACAGCCAAAACTCAGCCAGGGTAAGGCAAGGCCCagccgggggggcgggggagccCTGCTTATACACTCCCACCTCCATATCCAGGCCCCTTGGCACCTCCTCTGAGGCCCTCCCTTCTGGTCCAGGCACAGAGATGCCAGATTGGGGGGGGTCCTTCTCCACAACCCCTCCCACATCTGGGGAAGGATCACAGAGCATGGCAGAGATCAGCCCCTGGGCCCAGGGCAAACAGCCTGACCACGTCCTCCCTCGATCAGGAGTTGCTtacagtcactcctctcagccagaAAGAGGCAGCCCAGGGGAAATggaccctcacccagagaggccacagtcccaaaattctccagcatgacctccTTGTACAGGGACCTCtgcgctgggctcagcaggctccactcccccttggagaaatgcacagccacctcttcgaaggacacccGTCCCTGGATGAAGGAGAAGAGAGTTTCATTATATTGCTGGAAAGGTGGTCCAtgagaaagaaaatccaaaaggctCGTGtgacgtagtggttagagtgaaggACTAGTACCTGGGAGGACTGAGTTCAAATTCCTTCAGTGCCATATAAGCTTGCCCAGGTGTTGGTCCTATCCAAGTCTTTCAGCCCAACgtacctcacaagactgttgttggAAGGGTTAAGTGGAGAAGAACAGTTTAAAAATAGGAagcttcttactatataattgagtaagcatattcaagacaactcacttcataccctggtgcaacaccagagggcgctgccacggagggaagcccaggcaaggcaccaggtccctccagaaaatgtgccattgcGGGAAGCTCAGgatgggagcaggaggggagcaggtggcaatgcccaccccccaccttcacccagatgatattaggagcagagcaagtggcaatgcccattgtctgccttcacccagctggtattaggagcagagcaggtggcaatgcccacccccccaccttcacccagctgatattaggagcagagcaggtggcaatgcccatcctccacctttacccagctggtcttaggaggagcagagcagggggaagTCTCTTGAGGACTTCTTAAGGTCAGCAGTCTCCCTTGGGGACATCTCAGGGCCCCTCATTCTGTAGGTGGGCTATAAGCCTTGTGGAGAAACGGCCAGAGACGTCCATGAAGAGGAGCAAATCCCTTGCGAAGGAAAATTCAGGACAACACATGGCgtgaacccctcccccctccccccacttacctgagctggctgcatggctggTCTTTTCCCTTCACCACTCTGAGGAGACAGCAGAGAAACAGCTGAGGGGGGCTTTCTTtggccacctgggagggagagaaagaaagatggagggcaaCGCTTTTTGCTGCAGTCAGATTTCTTTGCCCTTCAGCAGAGCTCTCTCTGGATTGGCTGTGAGGCGCAATTCCGGATCTTGGATACAGAGTCTTTGGCCTGGTATCTCCCCGCACCTTTCTTATCTGTTCATCCCCTTCTCCTTCGGGCCATGTTTCCACCCAGATTCACCCAATCGTTTCCTGAGTGCTGAGGGGTCCCTGGCCCTGGAAGCCACTCTGGTCCCTCCTCTCCTGTGAGGGAACACGAGACCCTCCGGCCTGCCCCACATATTTAGAAGGAGGTGCTGGGAATGAGGGGCCCGGAAGTGACGGGATGTGAGACTGCAGGTGGAAGAAGCCAGCTAGGAACTGAAATCTGCCCACGCGGAGAAAACCAGCCCTGCCCATGAAATGTTTCTGCCCTTTGTTTTTGCCTGTCATTGAGCCTCTCTGTGACAGGAAGAGTTTAGCAGAGGGAAGCCTCCCAAAATGGGTTCTTCCTTGCGCGGTCTGAAGAGAAGCCATCTTGAATGTATGTGCGGAGAAAGCGGGAGGAAGTGTCTGAAATTGCCCTCCACCACCTCAGGCCTCTGCCAGCTCTTCCTCCTGGCTATGAGGACCAAATCTGAGACTCTGGTTGATCCCTGTGTCAGGCAGGGGCTCTTTCTCTTCTCAGCTGACTCTTAAAAACACCCTGCCCCCCTGGTTGATAATCTAtgggaggcaggagggagaagcccccttcgcaCATGCCCAGAGGATGAGAAAAGCAGTCAAAACGTTACAGGAGTCTGGCTAGGATGtcgagggggcagggagggggagtggtGGGGCATCTAAGGGGTTTTCCGCAAGGGGGACAAGCTTTGCAGCTGGCGGAAGAGGCAAGACGAGGCAGAGGCCATGGGGCTTCCACAGGGCGGGGTTCCTGTATCTCCCCTGCCCCATCTTCCATTAATGTCCACCGCCCCCTAACCCTTCCATGCCCGCCTCGCTTGTTTTAAAAGCTGGGGGCTGAAGTGGCATAACTAGATTGGCTTAGCGTTATACCTCCATGTGGAACCAATtccttgaattcccagctttgccTGTTTTAATCTCCAGCCCCACCCGGCTGTTGTGAAATAACAAGGAAAGACCTATagctctgcaatgaaaggggccAGAGATgcgctttttaaaaacacaaactgGGAATTCTCAGAACCGGACAGTTACATTGTTCTAAGAACAGTCcgttgctattttttaaaaaatcccctccGGCTTTTGCAGGCAAGGAAACAGCCGCCACGGAGGCGGGTGGGGGGGATCCAAACTTTCCCGTCCTCAAGATAGAAACCGAGTTTGACAAGGCAGGGAGACGGATCAGGTCTTCCATCCGCCACTGGCCGGTGCCCCCCAATCCCCCCACCCGGGCTGAATTCTGCTCCGGCGCCTTCGGGCTTTGCAGCAAGGAGGAAACTGCAGGATGGTGGTGcggaggggggggaaggaagcCCAAAGGACCCGCTGTCCTGCCAGCCTCTCCTTGGGGTAAAGGGGGGGCtgtttcccttcccctctccccccgcccccaacgcGGTTTCAACTCACCAGTCGCCCCTGGGACGGAGCAGAGGCCGCCCTGGGAATGCCAAAGGGGCCACatgcctctggagggagggagggagggggcaaagcaggaagtgacctcaccagCGCCCCCCCTCCCGTCTGCACCTCTAGGAGTTGGGAGTCTCCCGCTTTAACCCCGTGGTTGACCGACACACAGGCACTCAGCCCCCAGCCTTGCCCGGGTCCGCGCTCCCGGAGACGCGGGACTGGGGGGCCCAGGAGGGCTCCCCCTGCATTCCTCTGGCTTCTCTTAAAGctgaaccacaagtgacaaaaggcgcaggttggacacttgccagcttccctcaagtttggatgggaaatggaggcgtcctggtcttgcagcttggctctctgactgctgtccaatggacttttcagctgtcactcgtccaacattccgccaagctgcctacatttcccgccaaaacttgagggaagctgacaagtgtccaacctgcgcctTTTGCCACTTGTAGTTCCCCTCTCAGGCAAAGGCACAGCGGGACTCTCGTGCCTCgttcctggggagggggagaaggggctcCACTCTGCTCTGTGGAGGAATCCGGTGTGGGagtcatggggagggggggagcccaGAGAAAGAAGGCGGCAAAGGGTTGCCTTTGGGGATCCTTCCTGGACTTAGCCAGTCTGCTTCTGACGGGCCAGCCCTGTTGGGCTTTCTTGCCCCCTGCAATGATGGGTCGGCAGGCTGTGAGCCTGGCTGTAGTAAGACATCTTTAAAAGGGGGCCAGATATGTTCATGGAGCAGAGGTCTGTCACACGCCTTGGTGGATAAATGGAACTTCCTTGGCCTGAAGCAGTATACCCCTGAAgacaggggcgtagactttccaatttcctggagggggggctggggctgggccagagccATTGTCTATCTGGTCCTtaaaagaaggggggcagtaacatcatagggaggagccaaagACATCACGGGGAGGGGCTTCCGTTGCTACCATCTATGGAGATGGGGCTATGGGGATTTAGGGAGGgtctccccacaaatttaggggggcctgggcacccatggggacctccctaacaatgcccctgggctgggccaaacctaggaaaaggtgaaagttggccagtggttagaggggtatctcagcaatctcctgctgtggcctgtttttgaaattcacttttaggacaGTCacctttaagatctacaaatatacataccatgtgtatagggcAAACTAAttgtcacaaatttgacactaagaaaggcaacacagaaaagcctgtcggagaacattttttaaagttttcctgaacATTCATTTagaggagtcttgattctgccttattcgtaagggtgacttagtactgaaatttactaaagtgtggcatcgcagatgccttcttttggtaaatgtgtggttgaagtctgaaccagggcaaaatagaaaacaattgctgtgcactcgatttctgagcaatgtacagagttcagagtagtagcaatctccttctcatttcaaattcatatcctataagtgagtacaagcacattttgaggcaattcagaacagtgctagtcaagataaccccaaagaaaactcggTTATACTACCTAGcattgtatataccttgctttcttagcacactccTTAATCACTCCATCTTAaaaacagacattcagaacacattcttaacaaaatcacataattaagtgcacgtTCCTTCCCAATGTTCTCTCTGGGCTGCTCACAGGTGTGGTGGGATTTTTTTGTAGGGAGAGGGGAATGGCTGCCAGGGGACCCCAAGTGCCAGCCTCCAGAGCCCCCCAATGGTcaggtcctcccctccctttcctggGCCAGCTAGTTAGCTGTGGTGCTTTGTTCGGTTCGTTCCATGGTTTTCCTAGCCACTCAACTGGTTTTAGGGtagaaatgcccacccacccccttaacctagctggtattaggagcagccAAAAAAGACAAACGTCCCCATATGGAAAAGTAAACAATTCAACCACTATTTTTTATCAGGTATAAAAACACCAAATCAAAATGCTGTGATATTTAAACACAAAATGTGCCTGTATTTGGCATGCAACGGAACTGTAAGGATAGATACAACTCTCCTCCGATGACAGATTAACCAGTCCATAAACACAAAACATCAGAATGGATCCTTCTTTTGTGAGTAGCAATGCTCACCCcagccagctaggatcaggagcagagcaggtggcattgcccatccCTAGCCTTATCCaggtggtattagaagcagagcaggtaccaatgcccactccctgcaaTTCCCACCCCTGCATTAACCCGGCTAATATTAGAAGCAGAACAGGtcgtaatgcccacccccacacacacacactttaaccgAGCTGGTATGAGCAGGTTTCTACAAACGGGACACACTCAGAAATACATCTTACAACTTAACTTCTATGCTCCTAAACTAGAATACAATAAAACACCCATATTCTAAGTCACTTAACACTTACACTAAAGGATACAGGCAAACTTATACTCTCAAAACTTAATCCTAAAGATAGTCAAataaaactacaatgccaagacaatggccatacagcccagaaaatccacaacaaccatcgttctccggccgtgaaagccttcgacaatatcatgttcatgctcctgacaGCAGTCGTgccgcagtgttttgcaccaactggagtttcctaGTTCAAAtgaatgggagacctatgtagaatgcattacaatagtcaagtctggatattaccatagcatggatccaggtggccaggtcgcccacgttgaggtaagaagccaccTAGCAGGCTATAGTGAGGTTgtaaaagtcattttttgcagctgccttaaacttcttgttctagtagtagcactggtaAGAAGTAAGGACTCCACTCagtctgaagcttttcccacactccaggcattaatatggcttctctcctgtgtgtattctttgatgggaattaaggcctCCACTGTGACTGAAGGTTTTTCCACAGTCccggcatttataaggtttttcccctgtgtgcattcttcgatgggaatgaAGATTTCCACTTGTACTGAAGGTtttccacagtcctggcatttataaggtttttcccctgtgtgtattctttgatgggaattaagatctccactgcgactgaagctcttcccacactccaggcatttataaggtttttcccctgtgtgaattctttgatggctatTAAGATGTCCCCTGtttctgaaacttttcccacactccaggcatttataaggtttttcccctgtgtgcattctttgatgaGAATTAAGGACATGACTGCGACTGAAGGTTtttccacagtcctggcatttgtaaggtttttcccctgtgtgcattctttgatgagaatgaaaatttccacttgtgctgaaggtttttccacactcctggcatttatatggtttttctcctgtgtgtattctttgatgggaattaaggtctcCATTgagactgaagcttttcccgcactcctggcatttataaggtttttcgcCTGTGTGTATTGTTTGATGGGATTTAAGGCTTTCactgcgactgaagctttttccgcagtcctggcatttataaggtttttcccctgtgtgtattctttgatgggaattaagattTCCACTCGTACTGAAGGTTtttccacagtcctggcatttataaggtgtttcccctgtgtgtattctttgatgggaattaagatctccactgcgactgaagcttttcccgcagtcctggcatttataaggtttttcccctgtgtgcaatctctgatgggaattaaggcttccactgtgactgaagctttttccacactccaggcatttataaggcttTCCCCCCatgtgtattctttgatgggaattatggtctccactgcgactgaagcttttcccgcagtcctggcatttataaggtttttcccctgtgtgcattctctgATGGGAATGAAGATTTCCACTCgtactgaagcttttcccgcagacttggcatttataaggtgtttcccctgtgtgcattctttgatgggatTTAAGGCTTTCactgcgactgaagctttttctgcagtcctggcatttataaggttttcccctgtgtgcattctttgatgggaatgaaGATTTCCACTCGTACTGAAGGTTtttccacagtcctggcatttataaggtttttcccccgtgtgtattctttgatgggaattaagatctccactgcgactgaagcttttcccacagtcctggcatttataaggtttttcccctgtgtgcattctctcATGGGACTTAAGGTTTccactccgactgaagctttttccacactccaggcatttatattttttcgTTGTGTTATGGGTTTTCCAATGCATGCTAATGTCTGCTGTTTCAGAAAACGTTTCCCCACTTGCTGTGCCCTCATTTCTATTGCCTTCTATGTACATTTTTTCAAGTACCTGGATTTCGTGAGCGTATTCACCTTGTAAAAGATCAGAATCACTCCTTCCTTTAGACAGAcgttttctctcctccttcctcaggGAATCAGAATTTTCAACTTCCCCTTTTGCATCTGAATATTTATCCCCTTTATCCATCCCTGGACACTCAGATGTTTCATTCGCTGACCTCCACATGCCTCctgcagaaaaaaagagaaacctGGGGTTAGGATAGGACACATTTACAAGCCATCTGTGTTCGagctttttcttttgctttgtgaCGATTGTGTTTCCAAAAAGGTTAAGATCACACAGCCTGTCTCCAGTTCTCCCACTTGCTTTCTCCATTCCTTCTCAGTTCCGAGCTGGCAAAGCTGGCAGAGAAGCCATTCCTATGGTAATAAATGTTCCCCAAGACAAGAAAAGAGAATACAGAAGGGagatcccccacacacacttctcaaAGTTTTTCTTTTCCTGCCCAACTGAGTGGTTTGGAGTTCTTCCGGGGAGAACAAGGGCACCCTTTAAGAAAGGGACAGCTGGTTAGGCTTTATTATACTAAACCGAGGGTCTGAAGATATGTGCTTTTTTAGGGACAGTTCACTCTCCATTCACATTGAGTTGCTCCCCCTGCCAGCCCCAAGAGTGgccgctgtctgtctgtctgtctgtctgtctgtctgtctgtctgtctgatgcTGCTGTTAAAGCTATTGTCTTAAGGTgaaattaaaagaagaaaaaccttACTCAATATTCAGTCTCTGATATCGAATTATTGCCGCTATATATTTTGCAACAGAAAGGgaatcataataataacactttgtaaaccgctctgagtgggcattaagttgtcctgaagggcagtatataaattgaatgttattattattattattatttgtatccAATGATCACCACGTCACCTGGGCTCTCTTAGTAGgtcgttccatatttttaagtagagggttAATTAAGCAAGCTGTCAATTcattaaagattttattttatttgacttccggtttgggatccatgaaggtctaacacagctctaagtgctgagctgtccgggctgctgttttggtgGTTGGAGGGGCTAAATctgcccgcggccaactgttctcaggcagagaacaggcatagaacgctcaagaacctcagggcgcgttgatctcaggcgagggggggtcctgcgcaacggactctctcccgtcccttgaggtcccacccaaagacaggtctggctaaaatctctgcggcagccTAGGAGCCAATgcagttggcataagacctacatgcccaagcttcaacagggacaagaagaattgatgggaattGGAGATTGAAATAGCGACTACAACCCACGAAAAGtgcttaagaaggtaaagatcactatctcttgaaatgggacagattacttaaagaatgaagcattaaagtagacttttaaactgcaacagattgattataaggaggggaagttccggcaagaactatatcaaaaaaaggactaagtaaaatggagttattaaagaaattggactattgttttacatacctgtggttacaAGGAGATATCGGGCTGTGAGAAAGTCCTatcatcgcgagaactgctgtgggaggcTGGGAAACAGGAAatacgtaacagtgatagagttgctggagagaagcggctctTTCTGGACTataggaagaagggaattgccatctttgaaaggggaagagtcgcggcttcagcggaagaggaagtaagccatattggattacaaataaaggggaataaccatagaggaaccatagagaaaagacgcccgacattttggactctttaaatgacttttttgggaaaaagaccgggacatttaaaataagccaaacgccacggagct
Proteins encoded in this window:
- the LOC129327989 gene encoding zinc finger protein 557-like, with the translated sequence MQPAQGRVSFEEVAVHFSKGEWSLLSPAQRALYKEVMLENFGNVASLGPEVAKPDLISRLEGEEDPFLRISDAEEGLAGGMWRSANETSECPGMDKGDKYSDAKGEVENSDSLRKEERKRLSKGRSDSDLLQGEYAHEIQVLEKMYIEGNRNEGTAMWKKLQSEWKP